The following proteins come from a genomic window of Nocardiopsis sp. YSL2:
- a CDS encoding amino acid permease, giving the protein MALIAIGGSVGAGLFIGSGTVIQTAGPAAVVSYALAGALVFFTLRALGEMVVAVPAGGSFSDYARLAFGPRAGFTIGWVYWWMYAVLVAAESVAGAAILGRWVSAPGWALALAVLLSMTVANVVSVRVFAETESLFSMVKVATIVAFLLVGGSWALGLWGASPGSGWANLWQVGGFAPHGWVAVLGATVVVLFAFGGVEIITIAAGESAEPERGVASAVTNVLWRIGLFYVASILVVVMVVPWNSAELDRSPFVVVMETVGVPGAALIMEVVVFVAVLSVLNAAMYTSSRMLFALTRQGDAPRALSGTNRRGVPVRAILLGTVVGYAAVVADLLWPERVFPFLVASIGAILLVLFVTICASQLVVGARLRRRAPERVALRMWGFPYLTWVVLAGLVAVAVAMATIPEHRQSLWATLASVAVAMVAFEVRRRWGRVPVSRVVLGVPGRADPAELARVAGRGGSSDLAGGPGSGAGAARQGKPERPGGV; this is encoded by the coding sequence ATGGCGCTGATCGCGATCGGCGGGTCGGTGGGGGCGGGCCTGTTCATCGGGTCGGGCACGGTGATCCAGACGGCCGGTCCGGCCGCCGTGGTCTCCTATGCCCTGGCCGGGGCGCTGGTCTTCTTCACGTTGCGGGCGTTGGGCGAGATGGTGGTGGCCGTGCCCGCGGGCGGTTCGTTCTCCGACTACGCGCGCCTGGCGTTCGGGCCGCGGGCGGGGTTCACGATCGGGTGGGTGTACTGGTGGATGTACGCGGTGCTGGTGGCCGCGGAGTCGGTGGCCGGTGCGGCGATCCTGGGCCGGTGGGTGTCGGCGCCCGGGTGGGCGCTGGCGTTGGCGGTGCTGTTGTCGATGACGGTGGCCAATGTGGTCTCGGTGCGGGTCTTCGCTGAGACCGAGTCGCTGTTCTCGATGGTCAAGGTCGCCACGATCGTGGCGTTCTTGCTGGTCGGCGGGTCGTGGGCGTTGGGGTTGTGGGGTGCTTCGCCCGGTTCGGGGTGGGCCAACCTGTGGCAGGTGGGCGGGTTCGCGCCCCATGGGTGGGTCGCGGTGCTGGGTGCGACGGTGGTGGTGCTGTTCGCGTTCGGCGGGGTGGAGATCATCACGATCGCGGCGGGTGAGAGCGCGGAGCCTGAGCGGGGTGTGGCCTCGGCGGTGACCAATGTGCTGTGGCGGATCGGGTTGTTCTACGTGGCTTCGATCCTGGTCGTGGTGATGGTGGTGCCGTGGAACTCCGCGGAGTTGGACCGCAGTCCGTTCGTGGTGGTGATGGAGACCGTGGGGGTGCCGGGTGCGGCGCTGATCATGGAGGTCGTGGTGTTCGTCGCGGTGCTGAGCGTGTTGAACGCGGCGATGTACACCTCCTCGAGGATGCTGTTCGCGCTGACGCGGCAGGGGGACGCGCCGCGGGCGCTGTCGGGGACCAACCGGCGCGGGGTGCCGGTGCGGGCGATCCTGTTGGGGACGGTGGTGGGCTATGCGGCGGTGGTCGCGGACCTGCTGTGGCCGGAGCGGGTGTTCCCGTTCCTGGTGGCCTCGATCGGGGCGATCCTGTTGGTGCTGTTCGTGACGATCTGTGCTTCGCAGTTGGTGGTCGGGGCGCGGTTGCGTCGCCGGGCGCCGGAGCGGGTGGCGTTGCGGATGTGGGGGTTTCCGTATCTGACGTGGGTGGTGCTGGCGGGGTTGGTGGCGGTCGCGGTGGCGATGGCGACGATTCCGGAGCACCGGCAGTCGCTGTGGGCGACGCTGGCGTCGGTGGCGGTGGCGATGGTGGCCTTCGAGGTGCGGCGCCGGTGGGGGCGGGTGCCGGTCAGCCGGGTCGTGCTGGGTGTGCCGGGTCGTGCGGATCCGGCTGAGTTGGCGCGGGTGGCGGGCCGGGGCGGTTCGTCGGACCTGGCGGGTGGGCCGGGTTCGGGTGCCGGGGCCGCCCGGCAGGGGAAGCCGGAGCGGCCGGGCGGCGTCTGA
- a CDS encoding class I SAM-dependent methyltransferase, producing MPATIDLAHISDLYRTHRDDLARVRDHMRAHQRDAAPTMTPQLDDLEAEITYLLLREHTPATVVEIGTYYGWSTTWILHALHDNATGHLHSFDIVDHAPQHVPHHLTDRWTFTKGDIRTKTNLIPAHTDHLFIDAAHNGWFARWYLHHLLPTLPPGIPISVHDVFHQRHALPFTEGAVVLKWLTTHTTSFFTASAARAPHHHQALTDLKKELGLTEPVRTGHRNPMIYFRLPHSATHAPATTSAHTPRTR from the coding sequence ATGCCCGCCACCATCGACCTGGCGCACATCAGCGACCTCTACCGCACCCACCGCGACGACCTCGCCCGCGTCCGCGACCACATGCGCGCCCACCAACGCGACGCCGCCCCGACCATGACCCCCCAACTCGACGACCTCGAAGCCGAGATCACCTACCTGCTCCTACGCGAGCACACCCCCGCCACCGTCGTGGAGATCGGCACCTACTACGGCTGGTCCACCACCTGGATCCTGCACGCCCTCCACGACAACGCAACCGGCCACCTGCACTCCTTCGACATCGTCGACCACGCCCCCCAGCACGTACCCCACCACCTCACCGACCGGTGGACCTTCACCAAAGGCGACATACGCACCAAAACCAACCTCATTCCCGCCCACACCGACCACCTGTTCATCGACGCCGCCCACAACGGCTGGTTCGCCCGCTGGTACCTGCACCACCTCCTGCCCACCCTGCCCCCCGGCATCCCCATCAGCGTCCACGACGTCTTCCACCAGCGCCACGCCCTGCCCTTCACCGAAGGCGCCGTCGTCCTCAAATGGCTCACCACCCACACCACCAGCTTCTTCACCGCCTCCGCCGCCCGCGCCCCCCACCACCACCAGGCACTGACCGACCTGAAGAAGGAACTGGGCCTGACCGAACCCGTCCGCACCGGCCACCGCAACCCGATGATCTACTTCCGCCTGCCCCACAGCGCCACACACGCACCCGCCACCACCAGCGCCCACACACCCCGCACCCGCTGA
- a CDS encoding sensor histidine kinase: MRPLTPVIRPLIHAHTYRRWAYLVIGGALLMPFAMAALVLATLITQHGRPAGDPGPTAIALATLLCLALLTATALIPGVRNGQTHLARALLQGPLTNTPHTRTSRPTARSALWLCLHLLLGMAASLATMVALTEAAMLATAPLNPQPYSTPAQRLLGPLLALLLVAALLYTIALLGHLLTRTAPHLLGPTPTERLAAAHAHAHTLAERARLARELHDSLGHALSVVTLQAATAARLLDTDPDFARNALTHIADQARTATADLDHALGILREDTPTDRTPPPDLTHLHHLTQATRHTGTDLTCHITGDIHRVPALLSREAYRITQEALTNALRHAPHHTPTLTLHITPTDLTLNVTNPRPPRTRPRTRPGPGRGITGMQERAHLLGGTLTCRPTPTHWHLTLHLTWKDTR, translated from the coding sequence GTGCGCCCACTCACCCCGGTGATCCGACCCCTCATCCACGCCCACACCTACCGACGATGGGCCTACCTCGTCATCGGAGGCGCCCTGCTCATGCCCTTCGCCATGGCCGCACTGGTCCTGGCCACCCTCATCACCCAACACGGCCGCCCCGCAGGCGACCCCGGCCCCACCGCCATCGCCCTGGCCACCCTGCTGTGCCTGGCCCTGCTCACCGCCACCGCCCTCATCCCCGGCGTACGCAACGGCCAGACCCACCTGGCCCGCGCCCTCCTCCAAGGACCCCTGACCAACACCCCCCACACCAGAACCAGCCGCCCCACCGCCCGCTCCGCCCTGTGGCTGTGCCTGCACCTCCTCCTGGGCATGGCCGCCAGCCTGGCCACCATGGTCGCCCTCACCGAAGCCGCCATGCTCGCCACCGCACCCCTGAACCCCCAGCCCTACTCCACCCCCGCCCAACGCCTCCTCGGCCCCCTCCTGGCCCTGCTCCTGGTCGCCGCCCTGCTCTACACCATCGCCCTCCTGGGCCACCTGCTCACCCGCACCGCACCCCACCTCCTGGGACCCACCCCCACCGAACGCCTGGCCGCCGCCCACGCCCACGCCCACACCCTCGCCGAACGCGCACGCCTGGCCCGCGAACTCCACGACTCCCTCGGCCACGCCCTGTCCGTGGTCACCCTGCAGGCCGCCACCGCCGCCCGCCTCCTGGACACCGACCCCGACTTCGCCCGCAACGCCCTCACCCACATCGCCGACCAGGCCCGCACCGCCACCGCCGACCTCGACCACGCCCTGGGCATCCTGCGCGAGGACACCCCCACCGACCGCACACCACCACCCGACCTCACCCACCTCCACCACCTCACCCAAGCCACCCGCCACACCGGCACCGACCTCACCTGCCACATCACCGGCGACATCCACCGCGTACCCGCCCTGCTCTCCCGCGAGGCCTACCGCATCACCCAAGAAGCCCTCACCAACGCCCTACGCCACGCCCCCCACCACACACCCACCCTCACCCTGCACATCACCCCCACCGACCTCACCCTCAACGTCACCAACCCCCGACCACCCCGCACCCGGCCCCGCACCCGCCCCGGCCCCGGCCGCGGCATCACCGGCATGCAAGAACGCGCCCACCTGCTCGGCGGCACCCTCACCTGCCGCCCCACCCCCACCCACTGGCACCTCACCCTCCACCTGACCTGGAAAGACACCCGATGA
- a CDS encoding response regulator transcription factor — MIRINLVDDEPLIRTGLAALINAEDDMEVTGQAADGADVPDLVRRTRPDLVLMDVRMPGLDGIRATEHLHRTLTSPPRVIVVTTFDNDDYVWGALRAGATGFLLKRTPPDDILAALRLVHRGDTLLFPTALRALAATQPAAPTPAAHAVATLTERESQTLTLMAQGLTNAEIADHLVLGVQTIKTHVSHILTKLGVRDRTQAVITAYDAGLIRPATPR; from the coding sequence ATGATCCGCATCAACCTCGTCGACGACGAGCCCCTCATCCGCACCGGACTGGCCGCCCTGATCAACGCCGAAGACGACATGGAGGTCACCGGCCAGGCCGCCGACGGCGCCGACGTCCCCGACCTCGTCCGCCGCACCCGCCCCGACCTGGTCCTGATGGACGTGCGCATGCCCGGACTCGACGGCATCCGCGCCACCGAACACCTGCACCGCACCCTGACCAGCCCGCCCCGCGTCATCGTCGTCACCACCTTCGACAACGACGACTACGTCTGGGGCGCCCTGCGCGCCGGCGCCACCGGATTCCTCCTCAAACGCACCCCGCCCGACGACATCCTGGCCGCCCTGCGCCTGGTCCACCGCGGCGACACCCTGCTCTTCCCCACCGCCCTACGCGCCCTGGCCGCCACCCAACCCGCCGCACCCACCCCCGCCGCCCACGCCGTCGCCACCCTCACCGAACGCGAATCCCAAACCCTCACCCTCATGGCCCAAGGCCTCACCAACGCCGAAATCGCCGACCACCTCGTCCTCGGCGTCCAGACCATCAAGACCCACGTCTCCCACATCCTCACCAAACTCGGCGTCCGCGACCGCACCCAAGCCGTCATCACCGCCTACGACGCAGGCCTCATCCGCCCCGCCACCCCCCGCTGA